The Felis catus isolate Fca126 chromosome C2, F.catus_Fca126_mat1.0, whole genome shotgun sequence genomic sequence gggcaggtggggaatAGTTAGCCCACACAGCATGGGGGTGATGAGTTCCATCTTGAAATTGTCCACTCTGAGGATCCCACAGGGTCTCCAGGTGGGTATGTCTCACAAGCAAGTCAACCTGGTGGTgtagaaactaaaagaaagatCTCAGTTGCAGAACTCTATGTGAGAGTCATCTAAATATAAGAATTTTAGAATGGGGACCTCTCCCTGAGAAAGGGTGaggtatcggggcacctgggcggttcagtcagttgaacgtccgacttcagctcaggtcacattctcacggtccgtgagttcgagccccgtgtcgggctctgtgctgacagctcagagcctggagcctgcttcggattctgtgtctccctgtctgcaccgcccccccccatactctgtctctctctctctcaaaaataataactacacatttaaaataataacgaTCACTAAACAGACTATTTTTCACATACAGATTTATCAAAGGAAGAGGACCATTTGGAAGTACGAGCACCTCCAGAGGACcctgagagacaaagggagaaaaaagaagatcAAGAGAAGAAAACCACTTTAGTGCCCAAAGAACAAGTGCCACCAAAGAGAATTCAAGAGACTCACCCTGACAGGGAGGACACGCGGGAAGACGACGCAGTGAAGGAAGAGTTCAGAAGTCTGCGAGTCAGTGACGCGGGTGAGGGGCCCAAGAAAAACGCAGCTGCGAATGTCAAAATACCCTTCCGGCAGAGAAAGCATTACTTGTTCACGGAAGCCACCGAGAACCTGCACCTGGGCCTGCCCGCGTCAGGGGGGCCGGCCGGCGCAGGCAAGGCCCACGGGCTCGCGGAGGGACCGAAACCAGAACGTTCTGTGAGCGGGTACGAACCCTCTTTTGCCAAGTCTTCCCGACCCAAAGCAAAAGACACCTTCAGTGAGAAGAAAAGCAGTCTCATGGAGGAACTGTTCGGGTCAGGCTGTGCCTTTAAACATGACCCGACCAGCACGGCTGCCCCCAGGGGGGCCGAGGAGACTGCAGAAGGCATGGCGCACCATCCGCCTCCCGGTCAGGCCTCGGCCAGCAATGCTTTTGGAGATTCTAAAGTAACTGTGGTAAACTCCAAGTCGTCTTCGCCCAccgaagagaaaaggaaaataattatttaaatagaagCCTTATCCTAACATTCTGATTTGATATTCTCATTCTTACTTGCCTTCCATCTTACAACgttagcgtgtgtgtgtgtgtgtgtgtgtgtgtgtgtgtgtgtgtgtgttgtagtaCTTAGACTGACTGGATAAgtaaggttttgttttattataatctAATTCtaaaaatccaggggcacctgggtggctcagttggttaagcgtctgactcctgatttcggctcaggtcatgatctcatggtttgtgggttcatgccccgcgtcaggcatctcgctaacagtgcagagcctgcttgggattctctgtctcccttcctctgccgCTTCCCTGTTCCTGccctttctttcaaataaacacttaaaaataaataaataaataaataaatatccattgtGATTAGccaatgaaaacatttcaaatataaaattgtatctttttttccccacaaatgaAACATGTCCATTATCTTTTGGAAAACTGATTACATGGCTTTCATATTCTACGGACCTCGATGGCTCATAAGACCAAGTTAGTCACCAAGAACACACACGTCTCATATATATAACAATGTTCTCAGCAATCACACTCGGTTTTAACTAAAAAACATGGAAGCAGCTGTGAAAGGGAACAATATGATCAGAagactctatttaaaaaaaaaagaaaaaggcacagtGATTACCAAGCTTGGtttcatgaaaattatttttgagtgcTCTCCTATTCGGTTAACCAGGCCTTTGTGGTGACTTTCCTCATGTACACCTGAGATTCactctttttatttctactgGTGGCATACACGCACCTTGACCTGTATTCTTTTAATCTTGTTCTGAAAGAGCATATGGGCCTAATCATTGTCCACTCCAGCCAGCCGCTCTGTCCTAACAGATTCAGGATACTGACAGCATCTCCTGTGGGGACAAGATGGGGGCTGGACTCCCAGTGCTAAGTAGCTTACTTACCTGCATTGATTTTTAAGGGCCGCTTCTTGATAACGGAGACCGTGCTATTTCCAAAGAGGTGTATTGGGTTAGAGTGtgataacacttaaaaaaattgagaatagtaaaacaaaacttttaaaagagagtGAAAGCCATGGTGGAAAaccattgtttttaaaaccaaagaTGAGATAAATATTGTAACTGCCATGCGTTTGACCGTTAGGAAAACTACCCTGGGGAACAGAGTAGGAAGGGGAGAacgggaggcagagggagaatgagcCCTCTCCCAGGCTTGTAAGGGGAGATTCGCAAATGCAGGTCAATTGACATAAATGCCTGGCCCTGAATTCTGGGAAATTTACTAAAAGGATTCTTAAAAATGGTGTAcggagtaatattccatgttATAACATCTACTTGCCTTGTAGCAGATGTAGAAGTTTTCAAGGGGTCTTTTCTTATGCCTACCCATAACAAAAGcataaatcaaaacattaaatcACAGCCATCCGAAAGTGCTTCTGTAGGGAactacttaataaaaatataatccagGACTGTTGCTTTCTGGTcatctcaactttttaaaaaattatgcataggagcacctgggtggcccagtcagttaagggtccaactcttgacttcagcataggtcatggtctcacagttcatgacttcaagccccacattgggctctgtgctgacagctcagagtctggagcctgctcttctgtctctccctttctctgccctgcccctcctctctctcttgctctcaaaacaaataaacatttttttaaattatgcatagGAATGGTTATATAAGGTAATAAAATGctaactttttatttctgaaaaataaaattgtggctgactttttttttcttttgagagaaacagagcacaagtgggggaggggcagagagagagagagagaaagaaagagagacaaagaatccgaagcaggctccaggctctgagctgtcagcacagagcccaacatgggactcaaacccacgaaccatgagatcatgacctgagccgaagtcggacacttaacagaatCACCCCAGTGCCCCAATTGTGgtcaacttttaaatttattcctatgatTTTCGACAATGAACATGCTCTATaaccaacaggaaaaaaaggttttataataaaaacaagagagCCACTTCCTGTAGTCTGGAAGACAAGGAACTCCAGCATTCCTGCTCATTAAGAAAGCTAAAAATGTTGTACC encodes the following:
- the LCA5L gene encoding lebercilin-like protein isoform X6, encoding MEIKRLQQKLKEKDRELEIRNIYANRILKNLHDKDYPTVSSTKSVQADRSFLFTSMKHQETQKSEDVPSLTTKGKKTTGNIGHKEKSTGMTCAVPPCISKLPNQEESKKKYEDLSKEEDHLEVRAPPEDPERQREKKEDQEKKTTLVPKEQVPPKRIQETHPDREDTREDDAVKEEFRSLRVSDAGEGPKKNAAANVKIPFRQRKHYLFTEATENLHLGLPASGGPAGAGKAHGLAEGPKPERSVSGYEPSFAKSSRPKAKDTFSEKKSSLMEELFGSGCAFKHDPTSTAAPRGAEETAEGMAHHPPPGQASASNAFGDSKVTVVNSKSSSPTEEKRKIII